A region from the Diorhabda sublineata isolate icDioSubl1.1 chromosome X, icDioSubl1.1, whole genome shotgun sequence genome encodes:
- the LOC130451077 gene encoding tigger transposable element-derived protein 6-like → MSSAAYRRNLLYRSMKFLPSTLSTVIKNRDAVLKCQEAGGEERKKIKKCKFNSVNEADLKWVIMVRNQNLTLLGLLIKEKAIAYAEMFGIEGFQLILQDYQPDDVFNMDECGLFYKCLPNKTLAFKDDKCFSGKNSKERVTVVVCANMTGKLRILVIGKNLSKNKDVGYSIDTDGIVELAKQTCLDEVNVEDVEEIVQETSTSISSDELKELTEQEENKNIDSSDFEEEQKELSIVFIKRSFTNSIQNTDQVVENYPNFDRSSKAIA, encoded by the exons ATGTCGAGCGCGGCATACAGAAGAAACTTATTGTATAGAAGTATGAAATTCCTTCCAAGCACTCTCTCaacagtaataaaaaatagGGATGCAGTTTTGAAGTGTCAGGAAGCTGGaggagaagaaagaaaaaaaattaaaaagtgtaAATTTAATTCAGTAAATGAAGCAGATCTAAAGTGGGTAATAATGGTGCGGAATCAAAATTTGACTCTCTTAGGACTACTTATAAAAGAGAAAGCTATTGCATATGCCGAAATGTTCGGTATTGAAGGCTTTCAA TTGATTTTACAAGATTATCAACCTGATGACGTGTTTAATATGGACGAATGTGGACTTTTTTATAAATGCCTTCCAAATAAGACTTTAGCTTTTAAAGACGATAAGTGTTTTAGTGGCAAAAATAGCAAGGAACGAGTAACTGTTGTAGTTTGTGCTAACATGACAGGAAAATTAAGAATTTTAGTAATAGGGAAAA ATTTAAGTAAGAACAAAGACGTTGGATACTCTATCGATACGGATGGAATAGTGGAATTAGCTAAACAAACTTGTTTAGATGAGGTAAATGTAGAAGACGTCGAAGAAATAGTTCAAGAAACATCAACTAGTATTTCTAGTGATGAGCTCAAAGAATTAACTGAgcaagaagaaaacaaaaatattgatagtagTGATTTTGAAGAAGAGCAAAAAGAACTTTCGATAGTGTTTATAAAAAGGAGTTTCaccaattcaattcaaaatacgGACCAAGTTGttgaaaattatccaaattttgaCAGGAGCTCAAAAGCAATTgcatga
- the LOC130450882 gene encoding sodium/potassium-transporting ATPase subunit beta-1-interacting protein, which produces MGICSRRYFFLSICFLQMIIVVERQVFDFLGFLWIPILVNFFEIVFIIFGFFGAYQYRPKYIIAYLLWHIFWIGWNIFMICLYLNVAGLDHEKNKVLKLDLNSDSWWKKEGPGCRIKDVDAVPVEYEGCLINYVHVEIAQAGIQCILAVFNSIIGICLSRMFLEEDDTSSCKSSRKNKNTKTRLSLYSIEFSPHVDNRPNDSDTEFDQVPTPVSPKPMTPRRVKRRSVMTRGSSGRHSTSSHRSHARSSTRSRKMAQNPVTKLLEQQQQKKPYDSPSSLSPIESPLPNYYNMSSNNNLMVQQNWSVNAGHSNPNYQQSSQQSLNETEELDELYNNRPASVRSSYSNFHGTRALNYSPPKQYHSHATPQVPQKRGHSSRNSMRSMAFLNSGPPAYTSHGQIPIDSETPM; this is translated from the exons ATGGGCATTTGTTCAAGAaggtatttttttctatcaatatgcTTTTTGCAAATG ATAATAGTAGTAGAAAGACAGGTGTTTGACTTCCTTGGTTTTCTATGGATTCCAATATTAGTCAACTTCtttgaaattgtatttatcATATTTGGCTTTTTTGGTGCCTATCAATATCGTCCTAAATACATTATAGCT tATTTACTATGGCATATTTTTTGGATTGGttggaatatttttatgatatgttTATATCTAAATGTAGCAGGATTAGATCATGAG aaaaacaaaGTGCTCAAATTAGATTTAAATAGTGACAGTTGGTGGAAAAAGGAAGGACCTGGCTGTAGAATTAAGGATGTGGATGCAGTACCTGTAGAATATGAAGGATGTTTAATCAACTATGTACATGTTGAAATTGCGCAAGCAGGGATTCAATGTATTCTGGCT GTATTTAATAGCATCATCGGTATTTGTCTAAGTCGAATGTTTCTAGAGGAAGATGATACTT CGTCATGTAAATCATCCCGAAAGAATAAGAACACAAAAACACGACTTTCGCTTTACTCGATTGAATTCAGTCCCCACGTTGACAACCGGCCAAATGATAGTGACACTGAATTTGACCAAGTACCAACACCAGTTTCTCCCAAACCAATGACTCCAAGGAGAGTAAAACGGCGCAGTGTAATGACAAGAGGATCATCGGGGAGGCATAGCACCAGCAGCCATAGATCACACGCTAGATCTTCTACTAGATCAAGAAAGATGGCGCAGAATCCAGTGACAAAGCTACTAGAGCAGCAGCAACAGAAGAAACCATATGACAGTCCATCTAGTCTCTCCCCTattgaatcacctcttcccaatTACTATAATATGTCTTCCAATAATAATTTGATGGTGCAGCAAAATTGGTCAGTGAATGCTGGTCATTCAAATCCAAACTACCAGCAATCTTCCCAGCAAAGCTTGAACGAAACAGAAGAATTGGACGAGTTGTACAATAACCGACCTGCATCTGTCCGGTCAAGTTATTCTAATTTCCATGGAACCAGAGCTTTAAACTATTCTCCCCCAAAGCAGTACCACAGTCATGCTACTCCTCAAGTGCCACAAAAAAGAGGACATTCTAGTAGAAATAGTATGAGGTCTATGGCTTTCTTGAACAGTGGACCTCCAGCTTATACTTCACACGGACAAATTCCTATAGATTCTGAAACTCCAATGTAA